In a genomic window of Mycolicibacterium neoaurum VKM Ac-1815D:
- a CDS encoding NAD(P)-dependent malic enzyme has product MSELVRTPQVVVDDAEIFAAHEGGKLSIDLKAPLDTQRALSIAYTPGVAQVSRAIAADATLAKKYTWANRLVAVVSDGSAVLGLGDIGPAASLPVMEGKSALFKTFGGLDSIPIVLDTKDPDEIVETLIRLRPTFGAVNLEDISAPRCFEIERRVIEALDCPVMHDDQHGTAIVVLAALLGAVKVLDREITDLKVVVSGAGAAGVACTNILLNSGISDIIVLDSKGIVESGRSDLNSFKAELAQRTNPRGLTGGVAEALDGADVFLGVSAGLVPEEFIATMAPGCIVFALSNPDPEIHPDAARKYAAVVATGRSDFPNQINNVLAFPGVFRGALDAGARRITEEMKVAAAHAIFSVVGDDLAVDHIVPSALDPRVGPAVAEAVAAASGV; this is encoded by the coding sequence ATGTCCGAACTGGTGCGAACCCCACAGGTTGTCGTCGACGACGCCGAGATCTTTGCCGCCCACGAGGGTGGAAAGCTCTCGATCGATCTGAAAGCGCCGCTGGATACCCAGCGTGCACTGTCGATCGCCTACACCCCGGGCGTAGCCCAGGTCAGCCGCGCGATCGCTGCCGATGCGACGCTGGCCAAGAAGTACACCTGGGCCAACCGGCTGGTGGCCGTCGTCAGTGACGGCAGCGCCGTGCTGGGCCTCGGCGATATCGGCCCGGCCGCCTCGCTGCCGGTCATGGAGGGCAAGAGCGCGCTGTTCAAGACCTTCGGCGGCCTGGACTCGATCCCGATCGTGCTGGACACCAAGGACCCCGACGAGATCGTCGAGACGCTGATCCGGCTGCGCCCGACGTTCGGGGCGGTGAACCTGGAGGACATCTCGGCGCCGCGCTGCTTCGAGATCGAGCGCCGTGTCATCGAGGCGTTGGACTGTCCGGTCATGCACGACGACCAGCACGGCACCGCGATCGTGGTGCTCGCCGCCCTGCTCGGTGCGGTCAAGGTCCTCGATCGGGAGATCACCGACCTCAAGGTCGTGGTGTCCGGGGCCGGCGCCGCCGGCGTGGCCTGCACCAACATCCTGCTCAACAGCGGGATCAGCGACATCATCGTGCTGGACAGCAAGGGCATCGTCGAAAGCGGCCGGTCCGACCTGAACTCGTTCAAGGCCGAGCTGGCGCAGCGCACCAACCCGCGCGGACTCACCGGCGGGGTCGCCGAGGCGCTCGACGGCGCCGACGTGTTCCTCGGTGTGTCGGCCGGGCTGGTCCCCGAGGAGTTCATCGCCACCATGGCGCCGGGCTGCATCGTGTTCGCGCTGTCCAACCCCGACCCCGAGATCCACCCCGACGCGGCCCGTAAGTACGCCGCGGTGGTCGCGACCGGTCGCAGTGACTTCCCGAATCAGATCAACAATGTGCTGGCCTTCCCCGGCGTGTTCCGCGGTGCCCTGGACGCGGGCGCCCGTCGTATCACCGAGGAGATGAAAGTGGCCGCCGCGCATGCGATCTTCTCCGTCGTCGGGGACGACCTCGCCGTCGACCACATCGTGCCGAGCGCGCTGGATCCGCGGGTCGGTCCCGCGGTCGCCGAGGCCGTGGCCGCAGCCTCCGGGGTCTGA
- the corA gene encoding magnesium/cobalt transporter CorA produces MPTFRTPSPSKLRPAARRATAEPDARSIHVPVSQAMVDCGVYSDGARLPGKYTHAAALNKVREIEATGTTAFVWIGLHEPDEHQMQAVADVFGLHELAVEDAVHAHQRPKLERYDDTLFLVLKTVNYVEHDSVASAPEIVETGEIMIFVGTDFVVTVRHGDHSGLAGVRRAMDNSPASCALGPYAVMHAIADHVVDGYLEVTDRVETDIDAMEENVFSPSSPTDIENIYMLKREIVELRRAVSPLTTALQRLGSDHNDLISKEVRRYMRDVLDHNTSASDRIASYDEVLSSLVQAAVGKVGMQQSTDMRKISAWVAIAAVPTAMAGIYGMNFENMPELKATYGYPAVLLTMLTICTLLYRQFRRNHWL; encoded by the coding sequence ATGCCGACGTTCCGCACGCCGTCACCGTCCAAGCTGCGCCCTGCCGCGCGCCGCGCCACCGCCGAGCCGGATGCCCGCAGCATCCACGTGCCGGTCTCGCAAGCGATGGTCGATTGCGGGGTCTACAGCGACGGCGCGCGCCTGCCCGGCAAATACACCCACGCCGCGGCCCTGAACAAGGTCCGCGAGATCGAGGCCACCGGAACCACGGCGTTCGTCTGGATCGGTCTGCACGAACCCGACGAACACCAGATGCAAGCCGTCGCCGACGTGTTCGGGTTGCACGAACTGGCGGTCGAGGATGCCGTGCACGCCCATCAGCGCCCGAAGCTGGAGCGCTATGACGACACCCTGTTCCTGGTGCTCAAGACGGTGAACTACGTCGAGCACGACTCGGTGGCCAGCGCCCCCGAGATCGTGGAGACCGGCGAGATCATGATCTTCGTGGGTACCGATTTCGTCGTGACGGTCCGCCACGGCGACCACAGCGGGCTGGCCGGGGTGCGCCGCGCGATGGACAACTCGCCGGCCAGTTGCGCGCTCGGCCCGTACGCGGTGATGCACGCGATCGCCGACCATGTCGTCGACGGCTATCTCGAGGTGACCGATCGGGTGGAGACCGATATCGACGCCATGGAGGAGAACGTCTTCTCCCCCAGCTCGCCGACCGATATCGAGAACATCTACATGCTCAAGCGCGAGATCGTCGAGCTGCGTCGCGCGGTCAGTCCGCTGACGACGGCCCTGCAGCGACTGGGATCCGACCACAACGACCTGATCTCCAAAGAGGTCCGTCGCTACATGCGCGATGTCCTGGACCACAACACCAGCGCCTCGGACCGCATCGCCAGCTACGACGAGGTGCTCAGCTCACTGGTGCAGGCCGCCGTCGGCAAGGTCGGAATGCAGCAGAGCACCGATATGCGCAAGATCTCGGCATGGGTGGCCATCGCCGCGGTGCCCACCGCGATGGCCGGCATCTACGGGATGAACTTCGAGAACATGCCGGAGCTGAAGGCCACCTACGGCTACCCGGCCGTGCTGCTGACGATGCTGACCATCTGCACGCTGCTGTATCGGCAGTTCCGCCGCAACCACTGGCTCTAG
- a CDS encoding suppressor of fused domain protein — translation MTDVLAEVRRGVREHFADAGVLGDPGEASVTFLGADRIDILRFGPDGAGVNHYVSLGCSRYPMADPTDLVADGVRGPRAEVMVSLRPPSPVGLAKSIAILAAAPAVEGLVLEPDALIDLSGPLFEAAPFTAFLLSAGPVADIELGEPLSAVTVLQATPITPTEAAWVRLKGAEAMREAWRTDGVDVFDPHRRASEPS, via the coding sequence GTGACCGACGTTCTGGCCGAGGTGCGCCGGGGGGTGCGAGAGCACTTCGCCGATGCCGGTGTGCTCGGCGACCCCGGCGAGGCCAGCGTGACCTTTCTCGGCGCCGACCGGATCGACATCCTGCGCTTCGGTCCCGACGGCGCTGGTGTCAATCACTATGTGTCGCTGGGCTGTTCGCGATATCCGATGGCCGATCCGACGGATCTGGTCGCCGACGGGGTGCGCGGGCCGCGTGCCGAGGTGATGGTGTCGTTGCGCCCGCCCAGCCCGGTCGGCTTGGCCAAGTCCATCGCCATACTCGCCGCCGCCCCCGCGGTCGAGGGTCTGGTGCTCGAACCCGACGCATTGATCGATCTGAGCGGCCCACTGTTCGAGGCCGCGCCGTTCACGGCATTCCTGTTGAGTGCCGGCCCGGTTGCCGATATCGAGCTGGGGGAACCGTTGTCGGCGGTGACAGTGCTGCAGGCCACGCCGATCACCCCCACCGAGGCGGCCTGGGTGCGGCTCAAGGGCGCCGAGGCGATGCGTGAGGCCTGGCGCACCGACGGCGTCGACGTGTTCGACCCGCACCGCCGGGCATCCGAGCCGTCCTGA
- a CDS encoding ABC transporter ATP-binding protein: protein MAEIVLENVSKSYAGGATAVKDLSLTIADGEFIILVGPSGCGKSTTLNMIAGLEDISSGELRIGGERVNDKAPKDRDIAMVFQSYALYPHLSVRQNIAFPLTLAKVGKDEINRKVEETAKILDLANLLDRKPAQLSGGQRQRVAMGRAIVRNPKAFLMDEPLSNLDAKLRVQMRTEIARLQSRLGTTTVYVTHDQTEAMTLGDRVVVMLAGVAQQIGTPEELYNTPANLFVAGFIGSPAMNFFPASLTDGGIELPFGEVMLSDEAQRVLEQHPAPRNVIAGIRPEHFDDAALIDTYSRIRAVTFEVDVDLVESLGADKYLYFRTEGSGAKSAQLEQLAAESGTGENEFVARVSADSKVRAGGKAELAVDTSKLMIFDADSGVNLSIPPVG, encoded by the coding sequence ATGGCCGAAATCGTGCTGGAAAACGTGTCGAAGAGTTATGCCGGTGGCGCCACCGCGGTCAAGGACCTGTCGCTGACGATCGCCGACGGTGAGTTCATCATCCTGGTCGGGCCGTCCGGTTGCGGGAAGTCGACCACGCTGAACATGATTGCGGGGCTGGAGGACATCAGTTCCGGTGAACTGCGCATCGGCGGCGAGCGGGTCAACGACAAGGCGCCCAAGGACCGCGATATCGCGATGGTGTTCCAGTCCTACGCGCTGTATCCGCACCTGTCGGTGCGGCAGAACATCGCCTTCCCGCTGACGCTGGCCAAGGTCGGCAAGGACGAGATCAATCGCAAGGTCGAGGAGACCGCCAAGATCCTTGATCTGGCGAACCTGCTGGACCGCAAGCCCGCTCAACTGTCCGGCGGGCAGCGGCAGCGAGTTGCCATGGGGCGGGCCATCGTCCGTAACCCCAAGGCGTTCCTGATGGACGAGCCGCTGTCGAACCTCGATGCCAAGTTGCGCGTGCAGATGCGGACCGAGATCGCGCGGCTGCAGAGCCGGCTGGGCACCACCACGGTCTATGTCACCCACGATCAGACCGAGGCGATGACGCTCGGTGATCGCGTCGTGGTGATGCTGGCCGGTGTCGCGCAGCAGATCGGCACCCCCGAAGAGCTGTACAACACCCCGGCCAATCTCTTCGTCGCCGGGTTCATCGGCTCGCCGGCTATGAACTTCTTCCCGGCTTCGCTCACCGACGGGGGCATCGAGCTGCCGTTCGGTGAGGTGATGCTCTCCGACGAGGCGCAGCGGGTGTTGGAGCAGCATCCCGCGCCCCGCAACGTCATCGCCGGTATCCGGCCCGAGCATTTCGACGATGCCGCGTTGATCGACACGTACTCGCGGATCCGGGCGGTCACCTTCGAGGTCGACGTCGACCTGGTCGAATCGCTGGGCGCCGACAAGTACCTGTACTTCCGCACCGAGGGTTCCGGGGCCAAGTCGGCGCAGCTCGAGCAGCTGGCTGCCGAATCCGGAACCGGTGAGAACGAGTTCGTGGCTCGGGTTTCCGCGGATTCGAAGGTGCGCGCGGGAGGCAAGGCCGAGCTGGCGGTGGACACCTCCAAGCTGATGATCTTCGACGCCGACTCCGGGGTGAATCTGTCGATCCCGCCGGTGGGCTAG
- a CDS encoding carbohydrate ABC transporter permease yields the protein MSEQVNARRATGWAIVNVIVVLYALIPVLWILSLSLKPTSSVKDGKFIPEQITFDNYKAIFEGNIFTSALVNSIGIGLITTLIAVTIGGMAAYAIARLAFPGKKLLVGVALLIAMFPQISLVTPIFNIERRLGLFDTWPGLIIPYITFALPLAIYTMSAFFKEIPWDLEKAAKMDGATPGQAFRKVIAPLAAPGIVTAAILVFIFAWNDLLLALSLTATERAITAPVAIANFTGSSQFEEPTGSIAAGAMVITIPIIIFVLIFQRRIVAGLTSGAVKG from the coding sequence ATGAGCGAGCAGGTGAATGCCCGCCGCGCGACCGGGTGGGCGATCGTCAACGTCATCGTCGTCCTGTATGCACTGATCCCGGTGCTGTGGATCCTGTCGCTGTCGCTCAAGCCGACATCGTCGGTCAAGGACGGCAAGTTCATCCCCGAGCAGATCACCTTCGACAACTACAAGGCGATCTTCGAGGGCAACATCTTCACCTCAGCGCTGGTCAACTCGATCGGCATCGGGCTGATCACCACGCTGATCGCGGTCACCATCGGTGGGATGGCCGCCTACGCGATCGCCCGGTTGGCCTTCCCCGGTAAGAAGCTGCTCGTCGGGGTGGCGTTGCTGATCGCGATGTTCCCGCAGATCTCGCTGGTGACACCGATTTTCAACATCGAGCGCCGGCTCGGGCTGTTCGACACCTGGCCCGGCCTGATCATTCCGTACATCACGTTCGCGCTGCCGCTGGCGATCTACACCATGAGTGCCTTCTTCAAGGAGATCCCATGGGATCTGGAGAAGGCGGCCAAGATGGATGGCGCCACGCCGGGCCAGGCGTTCCGCAAGGTGATCGCGCCGCTGGCCGCGCCGGGCATCGTCACCGCGGCCATCCTGGTGTTCATCTTCGCCTGGAACGATCTGCTGTTGGCGCTGTCGTTGACGGCGACCGAGCGGGCCATCACCGCACCGGTGGCGATCGCCAACTTCACCGGCAGCTCGCAGTTCGAGGAGCCCACCGGCTCCATCGCGGCGGGCGCGATGGTTATCACCATCCCGATCATCATCTTTGTTCTCATCTTTCAGCGACGGATCGTGGCCGGGTTGACCTCCGGCGCGGTGAAGGGGTAA
- a CDS encoding carbohydrate ABC transporter permease → MSAKTGTDDLAAQRRLAFWLISPAVFLMLAVTAYPIGYAVWLSLQRYNLAAPDDVEFIGLGNYQTILTDRYWWTAFVVTVGITIVSVVIEFVLGMALALVMHRTIFGKGTVRTAILVPYGIVTVAASYSWYYAWTPGTGYLANLLPDGSAPLTEQLPSLAIVVLAEVWKTTPFMALLLLAGLALVPQDLLNAAQMDGAGPWKRLTKVILPLIKPAILVALLFRTLDAFRIFDNIYVLTGGANDTGSVSILGYNNLFKAFNLGLGSAISVLIFLCVAIIAFIFIKIFGAAAPGSDEEGARR, encoded by the coding sequence GTGAGCGCGAAGACGGGCACGGATGACCTCGCCGCGCAGCGACGACTTGCCTTCTGGTTGATCAGCCCCGCGGTGTTCCTGATGTTGGCGGTCACCGCATACCCGATCGGCTACGCGGTCTGGCTGAGCCTGCAGCGCTACAACCTGGCCGCGCCCGACGATGTCGAGTTCATCGGCCTCGGCAACTACCAGACCATCCTCACCGACCGGTATTGGTGGACGGCCTTCGTGGTGACGGTCGGTATCACCATCGTCTCGGTGGTCATCGAGTTCGTGCTCGGCATGGCGCTGGCACTGGTCATGCACCGCACCATCTTCGGCAAGGGCACGGTGCGCACCGCGATCCTGGTGCCCTACGGCATCGTCACCGTCGCGGCGTCCTACAGCTGGTATTACGCATGGACGCCGGGGACGGGATATCTGGCCAACCTGCTGCCCGACGGCAGCGCGCCGCTGACCGAACAGCTTCCCTCACTGGCCATCGTCGTGCTGGCCGAGGTCTGGAAGACGACGCCGTTCATGGCGCTGCTGTTGCTCGCCGGGTTGGCCCTGGTGCCCCAGGACTTGCTGAATGCGGCCCAGATGGATGGCGCCGGGCCGTGGAAGCGGCTGACGAAGGTGATCCTGCCGCTGATCAAACCGGCAATCCTGGTCGCCCTGTTGTTCCGCACCCTGGACGCGTTCCGCATCTTCGACAACATCTATGTGCTCACCGGTGGCGCCAATGACACCGGGTCGGTGTCGATCCTGGGCTACAACAACCTTTTCAAGGCATTCAACCTCGGGTTGGGCTCGGCGATCAGCGTGCTGATATTCCTGTGCGTCGCGATCATCGCGTTCATCTTCATCAAGATCTTCGGAGCTGCGGCGCCGGGTAGCGACGAGGAAGGGGCGCGCCGATGA
- a CDS encoding ABC transporter substrate-binding protein — translation MAALTAGSVMTACGSADDGIVISYYTPANEMATFTAVAQKCNEQLGGRFTIRQVSLPKGADDQRLQLARRLTGNDKSLDVMALDVVWTAEFAEAGWALPLSDDPAGQAEADATENTLPGPLETAKWQDKLYAAPITTNTQLLWYRADLMPAPPTTWDQMVAEAKRQYAAGGPSWIAVQAKQYEGLVVWFNTLLESAGGQVLSDDGQTVTLTDTPEHRAATVKALQTIKDVATAPGADPSITQTDEGTARLALEQGKAALEVNWPFVLPSMLENAVKGGVPFLPLNQDPALTSAINDAGSFSPSDEQFNIAYDASKKVFGFAPFPAMVDGEQAKVTLGGLNLAVGKNTQHKAEAFEAIRCLRNVDNQRYTSVEGGLPAVRASLYDDPAFQQKYPQYEIIRQQLTNAAVRPATPVYQALSTRISATLAPITDIDPERTADELTEQVQKAIDGKGLIP, via the coding sequence ATGGCTGCATTGACGGCCGGGTCGGTCATGACGGCGTGTGGTTCCGCCGACGACGGCATCGTCATCAGCTATTACACACCCGCCAATGAGATGGCAACGTTCACCGCTGTTGCGCAGAAGTGCAATGAGCAACTCGGCGGCCGCTTCACGATCAGGCAGGTGTCGTTGCCCAAGGGCGCCGACGACCAACGCCTGCAGTTGGCCCGCCGGCTCACCGGCAACGACAAATCGCTGGATGTGATGGCCCTCGACGTGGTGTGGACCGCGGAGTTCGCCGAAGCCGGTTGGGCACTTCCACTCTCGGACGATCCGGCCGGGCAGGCCGAGGCCGACGCCACCGAGAACACGCTGCCCGGGCCGTTGGAGACCGCCAAGTGGCAGGACAAGCTGTACGCGGCACCGATCACCACGAACACCCAATTGCTCTGGTACCGAGCCGATCTGATGCCCGCTCCGCCGACGACATGGGATCAGATGGTGGCCGAGGCCAAGCGCCAGTACGCCGCGGGCGGGCCGAGTTGGATCGCGGTGCAGGCCAAGCAGTACGAGGGTCTGGTGGTGTGGTTCAACACGCTGCTGGAAAGCGCCGGGGGACAGGTGCTCTCCGATGACGGTCAGACCGTCACCCTGACCGACACCCCGGAGCACCGTGCCGCGACGGTGAAGGCGCTGCAGACCATCAAGGACGTTGCCACCGCCCCGGGTGCGGACCCGTCGATCACCCAGACCGACGAGGGCACCGCGCGGCTCGCGCTCGAACAGGGCAAAGCCGCGTTGGAGGTCAACTGGCCGTTCGTGTTGCCGTCCATGCTGGAGAACGCGGTCAAGGGCGGCGTGCCGTTCCTGCCGCTGAACCAGGACCCGGCGTTGACCAGTGCGATCAACGATGCGGGCAGCTTCTCGCCGTCCGACGAGCAGTTCAACATCGCCTACGACGCGAGCAAGAAGGTATTCGGGTTCGCCCCATTCCCAGCCATGGTCGACGGTGAGCAGGCCAAGGTCACCCTCGGCGGGCTCAATCTGGCCGTCGGCAAGAACACCCAGCACAAGGCCGAGGCCTTCGAGGCCATCCGTTGCCTGCGCAATGTCGACAACCAGCGCTACACCTCGGTGGAGGGCGGGCTGCCCGCGGTGCGGGCCTCGCTCTACGACGACCCGGCCTTCCAGCAGAAGTACCCGCAGTACGAGATCATCCGGCAACAGCTGACCAACGCCGCGGTGCGTCCTGCGACGCCGGTGTACCAGGCGCTGTCGACCCGGATATCGGCAACGCTGGCCCCGATCACCGATATCGATCCGGAGCGGACCGCCGACGAGCTGACCGAACAGGTGCAGAAGGCGATCGACGGGAAGGGGCTCATTCCGTGA
- a CDS encoding general stress protein — protein sequence MTGPLRPGQDPGARGPAALPTPPKGWPIGSYPTYAEAQRAVDYLSDQQFPVEQVTIVGVDLMQVERVTGRLSWPKVLGGGVLSGAWLGLFIGLILGFFSPSPWGALATGLIAGVFFGLITSAIPYAMARGTRDFSSTLQLVAGRYDVLCDPRSAEQGRDLLARLTI from the coding sequence ATGACGGGTCCCCTTCGACCAGGCCAAGATCCGGGTGCTCGCGGGCCCGCCGCGCTGCCGACACCACCCAAGGGCTGGCCCATCGGCTCCTACCCGACCTACGCCGAGGCCCAGCGTGCGGTGGATTACCTCTCCGATCAACAGTTTCCGGTGGAGCAGGTCACGATAGTTGGCGTCGACCTGATGCAGGTCGAGCGCGTCACCGGCCGGCTGTCATGGCCCAAGGTGCTCGGCGGCGGTGTGCTGTCCGGGGCGTGGCTGGGGTTGTTCATCGGTTTGATCCTCGGCTTCTTCAGCCCGAGCCCGTGGGGTGCACTGGCCACGGGTCTGATCGCCGGCGTGTTCTTCGGCCTGATCACCTCGGCCATTCCGTACGCGATGGCGCGTGGCACAAGGGATTTCAGCTCGACACTACAGCTGGTCGCCGGCCGCTACGACGTGCTGTGCGACCCGCGCAGTGCCGAGCAGGGGCGGGATCTGCTGGCACGCTTGACGATCTGA
- a CDS encoding DUF4190 domain-containing protein — protein MSNPGEDAPATPPSEPGSQAESSSQPSASGYEAPPIERPAETPGYPDYTPPPAYGYSQPPPPVQPPGYPQQGYATPGYANPGYTTPDYAATGYPPPPPGYGAPQGIGSPYPPPGFGPPPMPQAQFGTPPPYGGPGGYPPGYPAPYGGPAAVPQNSMAVASLVCSGLAVPLFFLCFIMGIPATIAGIVLGIVALNQIKRTGQRGKELAISGIVLGGLVLAAGIALGIFIGALASVSP, from the coding sequence ATGAGCAATCCGGGAGAGGACGCACCAGCCACCCCGCCGTCGGAGCCGGGTTCGCAGGCCGAGTCGAGTTCGCAACCGTCCGCCTCCGGATACGAGGCGCCACCGATCGAGCGTCCAGCCGAGACGCCGGGCTACCCGGACTACACCCCGCCGCCCGCATACGGGTACAGCCAGCCGCCCCCACCGGTCCAGCCGCCGGGTTATCCGCAGCAGGGTTATGCCACCCCCGGATATGCGAACCCCGGATACACGACCCCTGACTACGCGGCCACCGGATACCCGCCGCCGCCACCGGGCTACGGCGCCCCGCAAGGCATCGGCTCGCCGTATCCGCCGCCGGGGTTCGGCCCACCGCCCATGCCGCAGGCCCAGTTCGGCACACCGCCACCCTATGGCGGCCCTGGCGGCTATCCCCCGGGATATCCGGCACCCTACGGCGGGCCCGCGGCGGTCCCGCAGAACAGCATGGCGGTCGCCTCATTGGTCTGTTCCGGGCTGGCCGTCCCGCTGTTCTTCCTGTGCTTCATCATGGGGATCCCCGCAACGATCGCCGGCATCGTGCTGGGAATCGTCGCGCTCAACCAGATCAAACGGACCGGACAGCGCGGCAAGGAGTTGGCCATCTCCGGCATCGTCCTCGGCGGTCTGGTCTTGGCCGCCGGGATAGCGCTGGGCATCTTCATCGGCGCGCTCGCCAGCGTCTCCCCATGA
- a CDS encoding DUF4190 domain-containing protein, which yields MTGGHPYGHPDDPGLPPPLPPQGYPPATWAPYPPYPGYPPYAGYPPHRPPGTNGMAIAALVSALAGLVFCGLPSVAGLILGVIAMRQTKRTGQDGYGLALAATIVGALATVVMVLGALLWIGLIAGSVALH from the coding sequence ATGACCGGCGGTCACCCGTACGGCCATCCCGACGATCCCGGCCTTCCGCCGCCGCTGCCCCCACAGGGCTACCCGCCCGCAACCTGGGCGCCGTATCCGCCCTACCCGGGCTACCCGCCGTACGCGGGCTATCCGCCCCACCGCCCGCCGGGCACGAACGGCATGGCGATCGCGGCACTGGTCAGCGCACTGGCCGGGCTGGTCTTCTGCGGACTTCCGTCGGTGGCCGGGCTGATCCTCGGGGTGATCGCCATGCGCCAGACCAAGAGAACCGGTCAGGACGGTTACGGGCTGGCACTGGCCGCGACGATCGTCGGCGCGCTGGCGACCGTCGTCATGGTCCTCGGAGCGCTGTTGTGGATCGGACTGATCGCCGGCAGCGTGGCCCTGCACTGA
- a CDS encoding HpcH/HpaI aldolase/citrate lyase family protein, giving the protein MDNLYRPRRTCLSVPGSSDKMIEKAKTLAADQVFLDLEDAVAADAKTEARSRVAAALAEPGWSDQALRGVRVNDWTTPWTHADVIEVVAAAGAQLDLIVLPKVSDATHVHALDLLLTQLERSHDLPVGRIGIEPQIEDAKGLVNINAIAAAPRVQALVLGPGDMAASLNMRTLEVGGQPDGYDIGDAHHHVLMTILVAARAHGINAIDGPYVKVRDVEGFRRVAGRSAALGYDGKWVLHPDQIAAGNDLFSPRQADYDRAELILEAYAWHTSRAGGARGAVMLDDEMIDEASRKMALVVAGKGRAAGMARTGESYRPPA; this is encoded by the coding sequence GTGGACAACCTGTATCGCCCCCGCCGAACCTGCCTGTCCGTTCCGGGTAGCAGCGACAAAATGATCGAGAAGGCCAAAACGCTCGCCGCCGACCAGGTGTTTCTGGATCTGGAGGATGCGGTGGCGGCCGACGCCAAGACCGAGGCGCGCTCGCGCGTGGCCGCCGCGCTCGCCGAGCCGGGTTGGTCGGACCAGGCGCTGCGCGGGGTGCGGGTCAACGACTGGACCACGCCGTGGACGCATGCCGATGTCATCGAGGTCGTCGCCGCCGCCGGCGCGCAGCTCGATCTGATCGTGCTGCCCAAGGTCTCCGACGCCACCCATGTCCATGCCCTGGATCTGCTGCTGACCCAGCTGGAACGGTCGCATGACCTGCCCGTCGGGCGCATCGGTATCGAACCGCAGATCGAGGACGCCAAGGGCTTGGTCAACATCAACGCGATCGCCGCCGCACCGCGGGTGCAGGCGCTGGTGCTGGGCCCCGGTGACATGGCGGCCAGCCTGAACATGCGGACCCTCGAGGTTGGTGGGCAGCCCGACGGCTATGACATCGGCGACGCGCACCACCATGTGCTGATGACGATCCTGGTCGCCGCCCGTGCCCACGGCATCAACGCCATCGACGGCCCGTACGTGAAGGTGCGCGATGTCGAGGGTTTCCGCCGCGTCGCGGGCAGGTCCGCCGCCCTGGGGTACGACGGTAAGTGGGTGCTGCATCCCGACCAGATCGCCGCGGGCAACGACTTGTTCAGCCCGCGCCAGGCCGATTACGACCGTGCCGAACTGATCCTGGAGGCCTATGCGTGGCACACCTCGCGGGCCGGCGGTGCGCGCGGGGCGGTGATGCTCGATGACGAGATGATCGACGAGGCCAGCCGGAAAATGGCATTGGTGGTGGCGGGCAAGGGCCGCGCGGCGGGTATGGCCCGCACCGGAGAGTCCTATCGGCCGCCGGCGTAG